One Pseudobacteroides sp. DNA window includes the following coding sequences:
- a CDS encoding VWA domain-containing protein — protein MIRFANWYFLLIVPLIAYLLLMKRNKSFLKFSSIKLLESAGMQKTVKHKIGKYIILAGLTILVIALARPQLPQKDSPVSQKGVDITMALDVSGTMQSVDFEPSRLEVARKTIEDFIKGRNEDRLSLVIFAGAAYTRVPLTLDHNILRESLAGVTSKSVNQDGTAIGMAISVGLNRLKKSDSTSKIMILVTDGDNNAGEIDPNTASDLAKELGVKIYTIGVGTDRTVIPVEYFGETRYQQVEGGLNEELLKNVAQATGGQYYRAKDPQALAQIFSTIDKLEKSKFQQDNFMQYHELAFILIGIGLLLLLVGIFFDKYYFVQIP, from the coding sequence ATGATACGGTTTGCTAACTGGTATTTTTTACTTATAGTACCTTTGATTGCTTATTTGCTTTTAATGAAGAGAAATAAATCGTTTTTGAAGTTTTCCAGCATAAAGCTCCTTGAAAGTGCTGGAATGCAGAAAACTGTGAAACATAAAATCGGTAAGTACATAATTCTTGCAGGCCTTACAATACTGGTAATTGCATTGGCAAGGCCACAATTGCCTCAAAAGGACAGCCCTGTATCACAAAAGGGGGTAGATATTACCATGGCCCTCGATGTTTCAGGAACAATGCAGTCAGTTGATTTTGAGCCCAGCAGGCTGGAGGTCGCAAGAAAAACCATAGAGGATTTTATTAAAGGAAGAAATGAGGATAGGCTGTCCTTAGTCATATTTGCAGGGGCGGCTTATACCAGAGTACCATTAACCTTGGACCATAATATTTTAAGAGAATCCCTGGCGGGAGTTACCAGCAAATCGGTTAATCAAGACGGGACGGCTATCGGGATGGCCATATCAGTTGGGTTGAACAGATTAAAAAAGAGTGATTCTACTTCCAAAATAATGATTCTTGTGACTGATGGCGATAACAATGCAGGAGAAATAGACCCCAATACCGCAAGTGATCTTGCAAAAGAGTTGGGTGTGAAAATATATACAATCGGTGTGGGAACCGATAGGACCGTTATTCCTGTTGAGTATTTCGGGGAAACCAGATACCAGCAAGTGGAAGGTGGACTTAATGAAGAGCTTCTGAAAAATGTTGCACAGGCTACAGGAGGCCAATATTACCGTGCCAAGGATCCACAGGCCTTAGCCCAAATATTTTCTACCATAGACAAACTGGAAAAGAGTAAATTCCAGCAGGATAATTTTATGCAGTATCACGAACTGGCCTTTATTTTGATTGGAATCGGCCTTTTGCTTTTACTTGTGGGAATCTTCTTTGACAAATATTATTTTGTCCAGATTCCTTAA
- a CDS encoding vWA domain-containing protein gives MINFKYPFNIIFALVPVFGLTLLILAYHKKERILNLMKINFVIPLKVLRGVLITLGLCLIVLSLMGPQRFMGYTEVSRKGMDIYVLVDTSKSMLVEDIQPNRISRAKKIIEGIIDKLQGDRIGFIPFSQDAYVQMPLTDDYQLARMFLDVIDTDMIAGGGTNIASAIKLADSSFKRVTSADRVIIVISDGEELDYNSQEVVKSINDKNLKLFTIGIGSEKGGLIPVYDEKGTQRTGYKKDNTGNFVTSRLNTDILKKLAESGNGKYYQASLSGGEIQSLLGDMRGLRRDTSKIDKIKRYNHLYQYFLGMGILLFTAAYLLPERRRTA, from the coding sequence TTGATTAATTTTAAATACCCTTTTAATATAATATTCGCCCTCGTTCCGGTATTCGGCCTTACTCTATTGATACTGGCTTATCATAAGAAAGAAAGAATACTGAATTTAATGAAAATAAATTTCGTCATACCGCTCAAGGTCTTAAGGGGTGTGCTTATAACCCTTGGATTGTGCTTAATTGTCTTGTCACTTATGGGGCCACAAAGGTTTATGGGCTATACCGAGGTAAGCAGAAAGGGTATGGACATTTATGTTTTGGTTGACACCTCGAAAAGTATGCTTGTTGAAGATATCCAGCCAAACAGGATAAGTAGGGCAAAGAAGATTATTGAGGGAATAATCGACAAGCTTCAAGGGGACCGCATCGGCTTTATTCCATTTTCACAGGATGCGTATGTCCAGATGCCATTAACTGACGATTATCAGCTGGCACGTATGTTCCTTGATGTAATTGATACCGATATGATCGCAGGAGGGGGGACAAACATAGCTTCCGCAATCAAGTTGGCTGACAGCTCATTTAAAAGGGTTACAAGTGCCGACAGAGTAATAATTGTAATTAGTGACGGTGAAGAACTGGACTATAACAGTCAGGAAGTTGTCAAGAGCATAAATGACAAGAATCTGAAATTATTTACAATTGGTATCGGCTCGGAAAAAGGTGGACTAATTCCTGTTTATGATGAAAAGGGAACACAGAGGACAGGCTACAAAAAGGATAACACAGGAAACTTTGTAACATCACGCTTAAATACCGATATACTGAAAAAGTTAGCTGAATCAGGAAATGGTAAATACTATCAGGCATCACTTTCAGGTGGGGAGATACAAAGTCTTTTGGGTGATATGAGGGGGTTAAGAAGGGATACTTCAAAGATAGACAAAATAAAGAGATATAATCACCTTTACCAATACTTTTTAGGTATGGGAATATTGCTTTTTACAGCAGCTTACCTATTACCTGAGAGGAGGAGAACAGCATGA
- a CDS encoding tetratricopeptide repeat protein: MRKIMIPMFLVSGLSTMVILIMLFTGLIDFNNGHIKALVDGNRFFIVKKYDKALETYKVGLSKKPGDIDLNQNSGLAAYQLSNYEESLKYYVKSPDRVEKYIKSGNANLKMGDKGSEPGAKLKFYQQALQIYKQGIVKFPQNVDLKYNYEYCKKKIDELQDKNDQQDNQQNQQNEQNKQDQQSQQDQQGEENQQDKENQQDKQNQQDKQNQQDKQDKKNQQDKQNQQDKQDKENQQDKQNQQDKQGQKDQQNQQGQRNKPDKGDKEDKEAVIQAQKVLEMLEQQEEESLKNNQEVKNSGKEAEHDW, from the coding sequence ATGAGGAAGATAATGATTCCGATGTTTCTTGTTTCAGGATTATCGACAATGGTTATATTGATAATGCTTTTTACAGGGTTAATTGATTTCAATAATGGTCATATTAAAGCCCTTGTAGATGGAAACCGTTTTTTTATTGTCAAAAAATATGACAAGGCATTGGAAACATATAAGGTAGGGCTATCTAAAAAGCCTGGGGATATTGATTTAAATCAAAATTCAGGGTTGGCAGCATACCAGTTGAGTAATTATGAAGAGTCTTTAAAGTACTATGTTAAATCCCCCGATAGAGTTGAAAAATACATTAAATCAGGCAATGCCAACCTGAAGATGGGAGATAAGGGCAGTGAACCCGGTGCAAAGTTGAAATTCTATCAGCAGGCATTGCAGATTTATAAGCAGGGGATTGTAAAATTTCCTCAAAATGTTGATTTAAAGTATAACTATGAATATTGTAAAAAGAAAATAGATGAGCTACAGGATAAAAATGATCAACAAGACAACCAGCAAAACCAACAGAACGAGCAAAATAAACAAGACCAACAGAGCCAACAGGATCAGCAAGGCGAGGAGAATCAGCAAGACAAGGAGAATCAACAGGACAAGCAAAATCAACAGGACAAGCAAAATCAACAAGATAAGCAAGACAAGAAGAATCAACAGGACAAGCAAAATCAACAAGATAAGCAAGACAAGGAGAATCAGCAGGACAAGCAAAATCAACAGGATAAGCAAGGCCAGAAGGATCAGCAAAATCAGCAGGGCCAACGCAATAAGCCTGATAAGGGAGATAAAGAGGACAAAGAAGCCGTTATTCAGGCACAAAAGGTTCTTGAAATGTTAGAACAACAGGAAGAAGAAAGCCTGAAAAACAACCAAGAAGTTAAAAATAGCGGTAAGGAGGCGGAACATGACTGGTAA
- a CDS encoding BatD family protein — MTGKKINFILFIIIAAIFSMQVSVQAKEPQFRLDINSIKLARGESTNLVLSLIDARNAEVAGIDGLQNFDVLSQNTSMSTQVINGDASIQNNYNYVIMPKKTGQFTLCGNVKYEGKIHQTNVLQIEVVEGNNSQNGEAKDFFIKTILSDNEAYFGQKVVLTYEFYSRYSIEDFKFLDKTDINGFIKKEVSRDKINAEFVYVDGKKYVKYEAKQMYLSPTKAGTFTIPSFKFQADVSTGDFFNSSQPYYLQTESKELKVKQLPINNQPADFSGIVGNLSIDAKYSKQEIDLKDSLALNVTLTGDCSLDGVKKIIKDTIPGFSVYETEKDTEEGIENNRYKVKKEFEIILVPEKNGDIKIEPVYISYFSPKSGSYEKAEIPGTTIKVKGDMPGSQVQTQGQPGISSGTSLVPVETIKIDQVSYEPQNDGYLTFKFKKDYLLITLFLLIILAALAFALYWMVIHQKKKDKNLFNLYKQLNSTDDQNEIYNIFNNMIKHRFSLSVKASSRSLIMTRLSGYELVNPVLEVMDLMENKKQPTPEDRVYIKGKIKEIYKKLANTKRA; from the coding sequence ATGACTGGTAAAAAAATTAATTTTATATTATTCATAATAATTGCAGCCATCTTTTCTATGCAAGTAAGTGTTCAGGCGAAGGAGCCTCAGTTTCGTCTCGATATCAACAGCATAAAACTTGCCAGGGGTGAAAGTACCAATTTGGTTTTGTCACTTATAGATGCTCGGAATGCGGAAGTAGCCGGCATAGACGGGCTGCAAAATTTTGATGTGTTATCACAAAACACCTCAATGTCAACACAAGTGATTAATGGAGATGCAAGCATTCAGAATAACTATAATTATGTTATAATGCCTAAAAAAACGGGGCAATTCACTCTGTGCGGAAATGTAAAGTATGAGGGAAAGATACATCAGACCAATGTATTGCAGATTGAAGTGGTAGAAGGAAATAATTCGCAGAATGGTGAGGCAAAGGACTTTTTTATTAAGACCATTCTTTCGGATAACGAAGCTTATTTTGGACAGAAGGTTGTTCTTACATATGAGTTTTACTCACGCTATTCCATTGAGGATTTCAAGTTTTTAGATAAAACTGACATTAATGGATTTATAAAAAAAGAGGTTTCCAGGGATAAAATTAACGCTGAATTTGTTTATGTTGATGGTAAGAAGTATGTTAAATATGAAGCAAAGCAAATGTATCTGTCGCCGACAAAGGCCGGTACATTTACAATACCGTCATTTAAGTTTCAGGCAGATGTAAGTACAGGTGATTTTTTTAACTCGTCACAGCCCTATTATCTCCAAACTGAATCAAAAGAATTAAAGGTTAAACAGCTGCCGATAAATAATCAACCGGCTGATTTTTCCGGCATAGTAGGAAATTTAAGTATTGATGCTAAATACAGCAAGCAGGAGATTGATTTAAAGGACTCACTGGCCCTAAATGTGACACTGACTGGGGATTGCAGCCTTGACGGGGTGAAAAAGATAATAAAAGATACCATACCGGGATTTTCAGTTTATGAAACTGAGAAGGATACTGAAGAAGGAATAGAAAACAACCGGTACAAGGTTAAAAAGGAGTTTGAAATAATATTGGTTCCTGAAAAGAATGGGGACATTAAAATTGAGCCTGTTTATATATCCTATTTTAGTCCGAAGTCAGGCAGTTATGAAAAGGCAGAAATCCCCGGCACAACTATAAAGGTAAAGGGGGATATGCCTGGGAGCCAAGTTCAGACTCAGGGACAGCCAGGCATAAGCAGTGGAACATCTTTGGTGCCTGTTGAGACCATTAAGATTGATCAGGTTAGTTATGAGCCTCAGAATGACGGTTATCTAACATTTAAATTTAAAAAGGATTATCTGCTTATTACTCTATTTTTGCTTATTATATTGGCTGCTCTGGCATTCGCACTTTATTGGATGGTTATACACCAAAAGAAAAAGGATAAAAACCTTTTTAATTTATATAAACAGTTAAACAGCACTGATGATCAAAATGAGATTTACAACATATTCAATAATATGATTAAACATCGTTTCAGTCTGAGCGTGAAGGCAAGTTCTAGAAGTTTGATCATGACCAGGCTCTCTGGATACGAGTTGGTAAATCCGGTGCTTGAGGTTATGGACCTTATGGAAAATAAAAAGCAGCCAACCCCTGAAGACAGAGTGTATATTAAAGGCAAAATAAAGGAAATATATAAAAAGCTTGCGAATACTAAGAGGGCGTGA
- a CDS encoding thermonuclease family protein encodes MNNDKVRFYNKPWFMWVMLILFAPVGLILLWKNKRYNTPARFILTFVFSAVFLFVVIPSDNKNTQNNISSRDNTRNEPIKTLPANQGNTPTPLPTDTNTAKTGFAAVQVIRAVDGDTIEASFLNGSTEKIRLIGVNTPESTTRHEPYGSEASNFTKKSLAGKTVYIEKDVSERDKYGRLLRIVWLENPVEITETNIRSKMFNAILVLKGYAQASTYPPDVKYSEYFTKFAKEAREANVGLWSLNGTNKTPVPQSTLKPSQTNSPTVKPTAVKPTAVKPTAPGQPNGKIKGNISSSGEKIYHVPGGAFYDKTIAEEYFDTEAQAQAAGYRRSKR; translated from the coding sequence ATGAATAATGATAAGGTCAGGTTTTACAACAAGCCGTGGTTTATGTGGGTTATGCTTATATTGTTTGCTCCTGTTGGGCTGATTTTATTGTGGAAGAACAAGAGATACAACACGCCTGCACGATTTATACTTACGTTTGTGTTTTCTGCTGTATTTCTATTTGTGGTGATTCCTTCAGACAATAAGAACACCCAAAATAATATATCAAGCCGAGACAATACTAGAAATGAACCCATAAAAACTCTCCCCGCAAATCAAGGCAATACTCCCACACCGCTGCCAACAGATACAAACACTGCTAAAACAGGTTTTGCAGCTGTTCAGGTAATCAGAGCTGTGGATGGCGATACAATTGAAGCAAGTTTCTTAAATGGCAGCACAGAAAAGATCAGGTTAATAGGAGTAAATACCCCGGAAAGTACGACACGACATGAACCCTATGGGAGCGAAGCCTCTAACTTTACAAAAAAGTCGCTTGCAGGTAAGACCGTATACATTGAAAAGGATGTAAGTGAAAGAGACAAATACGGGCGGCTTTTAAGAATTGTGTGGCTGGAAAATCCCGTGGAAATCACTGAGACAAATATACGTTCAAAAATGTTTAATGCTATCCTGGTCCTGAAAGGGTATGCTCAGGCTTCTACCTATCCTCCCGATGTGAAGTATTCAGAGTATTTCACTAAATTTGCCAAGGAGGCCAGAGAAGCCAATGTAGGCCTTTGGTCACTTAATGGCACAAATAAAACTCCTGTGCCACAGTCCACTTTAAAGCCCTCACAGACTAATTCTCCTACAGTCAAACCCACAGCAGTCAAACCCACAGCAGTAAAACCCACTGCTCCAGGCCAACCAAATGGCAAGATTAAAGGTAATATAAGCTCAAGCGGCGAAAAAATATACCACGTACCTGGTGGGGCATTTTATGATAAAACAATTGCAGAGGAGTACTTTGACACGGAAGCCCAAGCTCAAGCTGCTGGTTACAGGCGTTCCAAAAGATAA
- a CDS encoding CBO0543 family protein, with product MLVISIERFILIAASGGVVISIFYIPKSKRRQALVSFIAFQATTWAVANILVQTGAVAFPAREFQTATRVGFSQNFFVFPMVFTWFVLLYPSKLHFIYRLLHCVVFISIIVCIVYFFSIYTDLEEFMKGTKTSQLIRLYRDFTLQFILCHTYVKWFFKKSANLLGV from the coding sequence GTGTTAGTCATTTCAATAGAGCGTTTTATACTGATAGCAGCTAGTGGGGGAGTCGTAATATCAATATTTTATATCCCCAAAAGTAAACGCAGACAGGCATTGGTTTCATTTATAGCATTTCAAGCAACCACGTGGGCTGTGGCAAATATTCTTGTTCAGACAGGGGCAGTTGCTTTCCCTGCTAGAGAGTTTCAAACAGCAACACGAGTTGGATTTAGTCAAAACTTTTTTGTCTTTCCAATGGTTTTTACCTGGTTCGTTCTTTTGTATCCAAGTAAATTGCATTTTATATATCGCTTATTACATTGTGTGGTATTCATTTCCATTATAGTATGCATTGTATATTTCTTCAGTATATATACAGATCTAGAGGAGTTTATGAAAGGAACAAAAACCTCTCAATTGATTAGGCTATACAGAGATTTTACTCTTCAATTTATTTTATGCCACACCTACGTAAAATGGTTTTTTAAGAAGTCAGCGAATCTACTGGGAGTGTGA
- a CDS encoding CBO0543 family protein: MFFSERVLLGIVWGSCFISIWFIPKEKRAVASFVFLITQSLTWIAGLIVVEFNWIEYPVRELAKASSTSFSFEYFILPLLTVFFVLYYPDNKKLIRKIIHFATFSSALTLIEVLVEKFTLLITYHSWTWYWTWLSVPALFYLVMCIYRWFFKIKGIFSI, encoded by the coding sequence TTGTTTTTTTCCGAACGTGTACTGCTAGGCATTGTGTGGGGTAGTTGCTTTATTTCCATTTGGTTTATCCCTAAAGAAAAGAGAGCTGTTGCATCCTTTGTTTTCCTCATAACCCAGTCCTTGACGTGGATTGCAGGGCTCATTGTTGTGGAGTTCAATTGGATTGAGTACCCTGTCCGTGAGCTAGCTAAAGCAAGCTCAACAAGCTTTTCCTTTGAGTATTTTATACTTCCTTTACTGACAGTGTTTTTTGTACTGTATTATCCTGACAATAAGAAATTGATAAGAAAAATTATTCACTTTGCGACCTTTTCTTCAGCACTGACTTTAATAGAAGTCTTGGTTGAAAAATTTACTCTTCTTATTACATACCATTCATGGACATGGTATTGGACATGGCTCAGCGTTCCGGCATTATTTTATTTGGTAATGTGCATTTATAGATGGTTCTTCAAAATCAAGGGAATTTTTAGTATATAA
- a CDS encoding AI-2E family transporter, whose protein sequence is MWIKNNFFKYSIGIIILLVIVFLLGQIDFFIAPFKKFIAIVFFPLLFALMLYYIFRPVIRLLSKKKIPKTPSILIVFFVFLLIFSLVGIYAGSLIVKESQQLADDMPQILEKARIKADELIKNKNIAALFSGKINEQLTSYAKSVFPAVKDGLVSAASAVASATSVLVVVPFILFYLLRDDRNFYAKVISFLPVKYKNPVAKMLKETDKTLSNYITGQALIALILGVLSYIGYLIVGLKYSFILAFLVMITSFIPMLGAIIGVVPAFFVGLSVSPFMALKVLIVAIVVQQLEGNFISPNLMGKRLAIHPLTIIILFLGAASLYGFIGMLIAVPAYAAFKVIAAGGMKIFRIWKSGNI, encoded by the coding sequence ATGTGGATAAAGAATAACTTCTTTAAATATTCAATAGGAATAATAATACTTCTTGTTATAGTTTTTCTGCTGGGACAGATAGATTTTTTTATCGCACCTTTTAAAAAATTTATAGCAATTGTGTTTTTTCCTTTGTTGTTTGCCTTGATGCTGTATTATATATTCAGACCGGTGATAAGGCTTTTGAGTAAGAAAAAGATACCTAAAACACCGTCGATACTCATTGTATTTTTTGTGTTTTTACTGATTTTTTCATTAGTTGGAATTTATGCAGGATCTCTTATAGTTAAAGAGTCCCAGCAGCTTGCGGATGATATGCCTCAGATTCTTGAGAAGGCTAGGATAAAGGCTGATGAGCTTATAAAAAATAAAAATATTGCAGCATTGTTCTCGGGGAAAATAAACGAACAGCTAACTTCCTATGCAAAGAGTGTGTTTCCGGCTGTTAAGGACGGCCTTGTCAGTGCAGCCTCTGCTGTTGCAAGTGCCACTTCTGTGCTGGTGGTTGTGCCGTTTATACTTTTTTATCTTTTAAGAGATGACCGAAATTTTTATGCCAAAGTCATATCCTTTTTACCAGTAAAATATAAAAACCCTGTTGCAAAAATGCTAAAAGAGACCGACAAGACTCTATCAAACTACATAACAGGGCAGGCCCTTATTGCGTTGATTCTAGGGGTGCTGTCCTATATAGGCTACCTGATTGTGGGGTTAAAATATTCCTTTATTCTTGCTTTCCTGGTCATGATAACCTCTTTTATACCCATGCTTGGAGCTATCATAGGTGTGGTTCCTGCGTTTTTTGTGGGACTTTCGGTTAGCCCCTTCATGGCGTTGAAGGTTTTAATTGTCGCAATTGTTGTACAGCAGCTTGAAGGGAACTTTATTTCGCCTAACCTTATGGGCAAAAGGCTTGCAATACATCCTTTGACAATAATAATACTTTTCCTTGGAGCAGCGTCGCTATATGGGTTTATCGGTATGCTCATTGCAGTTCCTGCATACGCAGCATTTAAAGTAATTGCTGCAGGGGGTATGAAAATATTCAGAATATGGAAGAGTGGAAATATTTAA